A single genomic interval of Cellulosilyticum sp. I15G10I2 harbors:
- the malQ gene encoding 4-alpha-glucanotransferase yields MSRASGILMHISSLPEDYGIGTFGEQAYKFADFLKASGQSYWQILPLGHTGYGDSPYQAFSAYAGNPYFIDFKLLEKEGLLKEEDFENIDFGIDETEVDYGRLFEKRFDILRIAYHNGKDMLKQEIALFKAENKLWLEDYAMYMAIKNKMGLLSWQEWDDAIKLREKEALEAYKIALKDEIEYWIFVQYQFFKQWRALKAYVNDLGIKIIGDIPIYVAIDSADTWANAELFKLDTHKNPTVVAGCPPDAFSDTGQLWGNPIYDWEYLEQTGFSWWIDRIKESFKLYDVVRIDHFRGFEAYWEIPFGDETAENGKWVKGPAMKLFDAIYAKLGEVAIIAEDLGYLTQEVIDFRDVTGYPGMKILQFAFSTTEESSYLPHNYNKNCIVYTGTHDNDTTVGWIDTTGDKKDVAYAKKYLKLDDKEGCHWGVIRGAWSSTAETAIAPMQDFLGLGNEARMNRPSTLGINWKWRMKKDVLTQGLADRIYELTACYKRVEY; encoded by the coding sequence ATGAGTAGAGCGAGTGGGATTTTGATGCATATATCTTCTTTGCCAGAAGACTATGGGATAGGAACATTTGGGGAACAGGCCTATAAATTTGCAGATTTTCTTAAAGCATCAGGTCAAAGCTATTGGCAGATACTTCCATTAGGACATACAGGTTATGGAGATTCACCCTACCAAGCTTTTTCGGCGTATGCAGGCAACCCCTATTTTATAGATTTTAAACTACTCGAAAAAGAAGGCCTTCTTAAAGAAGAAGACTTTGAAAATATAGATTTTGGGATAGATGAAACGGAAGTAGATTATGGCAGGTTATTTGAAAAGAGGTTTGATATTCTAAGGATAGCTTATCATAATGGCAAAGATATGTTAAAGCAAGAAATAGCCCTATTTAAAGCAGAAAATAAGCTTTGGCTTGAGGATTATGCAATGTATATGGCGATCAAAAATAAAATGGGTCTTTTAAGCTGGCAAGAGTGGGATGACGCTATTAAGTTAAGAGAGAAAGAGGCACTAGAAGCCTACAAAATAGCATTAAAAGATGAGATTGAGTATTGGATTTTTGTGCAGTATCAGTTTTTTAAACAATGGAGAGCTCTAAAAGCTTATGTTAATGACTTAGGTATAAAAATTATAGGAGATATTCCGATTTATGTAGCGATAGACAGCGCTGATACTTGGGCGAATGCAGAACTGTTTAAGCTGGACACTCATAAAAATCCAACTGTTGTAGCGGGATGTCCGCCAGATGCTTTTTCAGATACAGGGCAGCTATGGGGTAATCCTATCTATGACTGGGAGTACTTAGAGCAAACAGGGTTCAGTTGGTGGATAGATAGGATTAAAGAAAGTTTTAAGCTCTATGACGTGGTAAGGATAGATCATTTTAGAGGCTTTGAAGCTTATTGGGAAATCCCTTTTGGAGATGAAACAGCCGAAAACGGTAAATGGGTAAAAGGCCCTGCTATGAAGCTCTTTGATGCCATTTATGCAAAACTTGGAGAAGTGGCTATTATTGCTGAGGATTTAGGATACCTTACGCAGGAAGTCATAGACTTTAGAGATGTAACTGGTTATCCTGGTATGAAAATACTTCAGTTTGCATTTAGCACGACAGAAGAAAGCAGCTATTTGCCCCATAATTATAATAAAAACTGTATCGTTTATACAGGTACCCATGATAATGACACAACAGTCGGTTGGATAGATACAACGGGCGATAAAAAAGATGTAGCGTATGCCAAAAAGTATCTCAAGCTTGATGATAAAGAAGGTTGCCACTGGGGAGTTATAAGGGGGGCGTGGAGCAGCACAGCAGAAACGGCTATAGCGCCTATGCAAGATTTTTTAGGCTTAGGCAACGAAGCCCGTATGAATAGACCCTCCACCCTCGGCATTAACTGGAAATGGAGAATGAAAAAAGATGTCCTGACTCAAGGATTGGCAGATAGAATATACGAGCTTACAGCGTGCTATAAAAGAGTAGAATATTAG
- a CDS encoding LacI family DNA-binding transcriptional regulator, with protein MTITDIAKISGVGVSTVSRVINNHPDVKAETREKVLGIIKEYNYVPNNSARILKQSNTKNIGILVKGVFNPFFSAILKNISTSVEGAGYTMILQHHNNPNDLDTLVGFIKEKKLQGVICLGGNFIDIKEESFDDLEVAIVLLCVNMKTQKAWNSFSTIGIADDNAAYEATNYLIQNGHRNICIMLGDKDDLGVGVIRYEGYKKALEDNGLETKDHYLIYGEYEINKAYERATAFLKENKEVTAIFAISDMMAIGVAKAVVNLGLRIRDDISIVGFDGMDVAKYYEPTLTTVKQPKDELSKMSVDLLFELLSGESQNKHIVLDVELLEGNSTKKI; from the coding sequence ATGACTATTACAGATATTGCAAAAATTTCAGGGGTAGGGGTAAGTACTGTATCCAGAGTTATAAATAACCATCCAGATGTAAAAGCTGAAACAAGAGAAAAGGTACTCGGGATTATTAAAGAATACAACTATGTACCCAATAATAGTGCTAGAATACTCAAACAATCCAATACGAAAAACATAGGCATTTTAGTAAAAGGGGTATTCAATCCGTTTTTTTCAGCTATACTAAAAAATATCAGTACCAGTGTAGAAGGGGCAGGCTATACGATGATTTTGCAACATCATAATAACCCCAATGATTTAGATACACTTGTTGGATTTATTAAAGAAAAAAAGCTTCAGGGCGTTATCTGCTTGGGAGGCAACTTTATAGATATAAAAGAAGAGAGTTTTGACGATCTTGAGGTAGCTATTGTTTTATTATGTGTGAATATGAAAACACAAAAAGCATGGAATAGTTTTTCTACAATAGGTATTGCAGATGATAATGCGGCCTATGAAGCCACAAATTATCTTATACAAAATGGACATCGCAATATATGTATTATGTTAGGTGACAAGGATGACTTGGGTGTTGGGGTCATAAGATATGAAGGATATAAAAAGGCCCTTGAGGATAATGGGCTTGAGACAAAAGATCATTACTTAATATATGGAGAATATGAAATCAATAAAGCCTATGAGAGAGCAACTGCTTTTTTGAAGGAAAATAAAGAAGTAACAGCCATTTTTGCTATATCGGATATGATGGCTATAGGGGTAGCTAAGGCGGTTGTAAACTTGGGTCTAAGAATCAGAGATGATATTTCTATCGTTGGCTTTGATGGCATGGACGTTGCCAAGTATTACGAGCCAACGCTTACAACTGTTAAACAACCAAAAGATGAACTCTCGAAGATGAGCGTTGATTTGCTATTTGAGCTCCTTAGTGGTGAATCACAAAATAAACATATCGTATTAGATGTGGAGCTTCTAGAGGGCAATAGCACAAAAAAGATTTAA
- a CDS encoding carbohydrate ABC transporter permease codes for MVEKKTSKLGLGIIGIFSAALFLAPFYLAVINSLKTQKGFLIDVIGLPGKYFTLNNYVEAFIKLNFLRSAMNSLLITVISILLIIVFASMAAWMLVRTKTKGSTFIFLLLSSALLIPFQAVMLPLIRIMGQLNLLNPGGIIFMYLGFGAPLSVVLYHGFVKSVPVEIEEAAVIDGCNKFQIFWRVVFPLLKPITVTVSILNAMWIWNDFLLPQLVINKPEWQTIPLKMFYFFGQFSKRWDLGLAGLIIAMLPIIIFYLAMQKHIIKGVMQGSIK; via the coding sequence ATGGTAGAAAAAAAGACAAGTAAACTTGGATTAGGTATTATCGGAATTTTTTCAGCAGCACTATTTCTAGCTCCATTTTATCTTGCCGTTATCAATTCTCTAAAAACGCAAAAAGGTTTTTTGATTGATGTCATAGGGCTGCCGGGTAAATACTTTACACTCAATAATTATGTAGAAGCTTTTATAAAACTAAACTTTTTAAGATCCGCCATGAATTCTTTGCTTATAACGGTTATTTCAATACTGCTTATTATAGTATTTGCCTCCATGGCAGCTTGGATGCTTGTTAGAACTAAAACAAAGGGAAGTACATTTATATTTTTACTGCTTTCTTCAGCACTGCTTATTCCTTTTCAAGCAGTTATGCTGCCCCTTATAAGAATTATGGGCCAGCTTAATTTGTTAAATCCTGGGGGCATTATATTTATGTATTTAGGATTTGGGGCACCACTTTCAGTTGTACTTTATCATGGATTTGTAAAAAGTGTACCCGTAGAAATAGAAGAAGCGGCTGTTATAGATGGCTGTAATAAATTTCAGATTTTTTGGAGGGTAGTATTTCCGCTTCTTAAGCCAATCACAGTAACAGTTTCTATATTAAATGCTATGTGGATATGGAATGATTTTCTTCTTCCACAACTTGTTATTAATAAACCAGAGTGGCAGACAATACCACTTAAAATGTTTTACTTTTTTGGTCAGTTTTCAAAGAGATGGGATTTAGGTCTTGCTGGATTAATCATAGCCATGCTACCTATTATTATATTTTATTTGGCAATGCAAAAGCATATTATTAAAGGCGTTATGCAAGGGTCAATCAAGTAA
- a CDS encoding carbohydrate ABC transporter permease has product MQKGSKKWFWIFVGPILFAFTVVLVIPTLMGIAYSFTSWNGIASKIEYVGFENYIKVFKDIEFFTTFWFTAKFAVVSIISINLVGFLLALLVTSGLKGSNFLRGAFFIPNLIGGLVLGFIWQFIFTKGFDAIGAKFGIEFLRGWLSTEATGFWGLVILMTWQMAGYMMVIYISGIQNIPDSVLEAAAIDGATNWQVLKGITIPLVAPAFTVGIFLTLSNSFKLYDQNLSLTGGGPGNATQMVAMNIYNTAFKFNTFGLAQAKAVIFLIVLAMVALTQMYLSKKREVEM; this is encoded by the coding sequence ATGCAGAAAGGTTCAAAAAAATGGTTTTGGATATTTGTAGGGCCTATATTATTTGCTTTTACAGTAGTGCTGGTAATACCTACGCTAATGGGAATCGCTTACTCATTTACATCTTGGAATGGGATAGCTAGTAAAATTGAATATGTAGGGTTTGAAAACTACATAAAAGTATTTAAAGACATAGAATTTTTTACAACCTTTTGGTTCACTGCCAAGTTTGCGGTAGTTTCTATCATAAGTATCAACTTAGTAGGCTTTTTACTAGCGCTTCTTGTAACTTCAGGATTAAAAGGGAGCAACTTTTTAAGAGGGGCATTCTTTATACCTAACCTCATAGGAGGATTAGTACTAGGATTTATATGGCAATTTATATTTACAAAAGGGTTTGATGCAATAGGTGCAAAGTTTGGTATAGAATTCTTAAGAGGATGGCTCTCAACTGAGGCGACAGGGTTCTGGGGACTCGTTATTCTTATGACATGGCAGATGGCAGGGTATATGATGGTTATTTACATATCGGGCATACAAAACATCCCTGACAGCGTCTTAGAAGCAGCGGCTATAGATGGCGCCACTAATTGGCAAGTACTAAAGGGTATTACCATACCACTTGTAGCACCAGCTTTTACAGTAGGTATCTTCTTGACCTTATCCAATTCATTTAAGTTATATGATCAAAACTTATCACTAACAGGCGGAGGACCGGGTAATGCTACACAAATGGTAGCTATGAATATCTATAATACAGCATTTAAATTTAATACGTTTGGGCTCGCTCAGGCGAAGGCTGTTATCTTTTTGATTGTACTGGCGATGGTTGCATTAACACAAATGTATTTGAGTAAGAAGAGGGAGGTAGAAATGTAA
- a CDS encoding ABC transporter substrate-binding protein, producing MKLNKAIKGVLTVTLATSMVLGMTGCAGQKNEGGQAAPAAGNKEEKKDDAKAQASESVTLDIFQFKVEIAEELQKAIDLYTSNNPNVKINLTTVGGGDDYGAALKAKFQSGQEPTIYNVGGPQDVEDWMEKLEDLGDQEWVSTAGGTLGAVTVDGKPYGMPLAVEGYGVVYNKAIFEAAGIDVSTIKDTASMDTAFASLDAKIKSGELKDKFPLLEAVVELPGKETWVTGLHASNIFINQEFPTGVDAFNAKEIKFENNTDFQAYIDLMIKYSPNAASPQKLNAVDYSTQVGQGLGIERVAAIQQGNWVFGDINNIDPEVAENLGFLPVGGDSIPLGVPMYWAVNKDKSDSEKQAAKDFLSWLYTSDEGKDIVVNKFFFIPPFTGYDNYPAKDSLGRDIMRYQAEGKTTSWVFMGYPTAWGMDVLGVNLQKYLAGQVSWDEVIAESKAKWAEARK from the coding sequence ATGAAACTAAACAAAGCGATTAAAGGTGTATTAACAGTAACACTTGCAACTTCAATGGTACTAGGAATGACAGGCTGTGCAGGACAAAAAAATGAGGGTGGCCAAGCTGCACCAGCTGCTGGGAACAAAGAAGAGAAGAAAGACGATGCGAAGGCACAAGCGAGTGAATCTGTAACCTTAGACATATTCCAATTCAAAGTAGAAATTGCAGAAGAACTACAAAAAGCAATTGACCTCTATACATCAAACAATCCAAATGTTAAAATTAATCTAACAACTGTTGGCGGCGGAGATGATTACGGCGCTGCGCTTAAAGCAAAATTCCAATCGGGTCAAGAACCAACTATTTATAATGTTGGCGGCCCACAAGATGTAGAAGACTGGATGGAAAAGTTAGAAGACTTAGGAGATCAAGAATGGGTTAGTACAGCGGGCGGGACACTTGGTGCTGTTACAGTAGATGGTAAACCATATGGTATGCCTTTAGCAGTAGAAGGCTACGGTGTTGTTTATAACAAAGCGATCTTTGAAGCAGCTGGCATTGACGTATCTACAATTAAAGATACAGCTTCAATGGATACAGCATTTGCAAGTTTAGATGCAAAAATTAAATCAGGCGAATTAAAAGATAAATTCCCATTACTAGAAGCCGTAGTAGAACTGCCTGGAAAAGAAACATGGGTAACAGGACTTCATGCATCAAATATATTTATTAATCAAGAATTCCCAACAGGTGTTGATGCATTTAATGCAAAAGAGATTAAGTTTGAAAATAACACTGATTTTCAAGCATATATTGATCTTATGATTAAATACTCACCAAATGCGGCGTCTCCACAAAAGCTTAATGCGGTAGACTATTCAACCCAAGTAGGTCAAGGTCTTGGAATAGAGCGCGTAGCAGCTATTCAACAAGGTAACTGGGTATTCGGAGATATCAATAATATTGATCCGGAAGTAGCTGAAAATCTTGGGTTCCTTCCAGTAGGCGGAGATTCAATACCTCTTGGCGTACCAATGTACTGGGCAGTTAATAAAGATAAATCAGATTCTGAAAAACAAGCAGCTAAAGATTTCTTAAGCTGGCTGTATACATCAGATGAAGGTAAAGACATTGTGGTTAATAAATTTTTCTTCATTCCACCATTCACAGGATATGATAATTATCCAGCAAAAGACTCTCTAGGAAGAGACATTATGAGATATCAAGCAGAAGGCAAAACAACTTCATGGGTATTTATGGGTTATCCAACAGCTTGGGGTATGGATGTATTAGGTGTAAACCTTCAAAAATACTTAGCGGGACAGGTGTCATGGGATGAAGTAATAGCTGAGTCTAAGGCGAAATGGGCAGAAGCTAGAAAATAG
- a CDS encoding glycogen/starch/alpha-glucan phosphorylase, translating into MINREDLKNSMIKHCKVKYGKPLGEAREYEVFNALSLALLEQVADDWYDTKNLYNQGKKAYYLSAEYLMGRALGNNLISMGAYDEVKGLLEEFNLNINKIEEIEEDAGLGNGGLGRLAACFMDSGATMNLPLQGYGIRYSNGLFNQKIVDGAQVEEIDNWLKYGDPWSIRREDEAVTVEFKDYSVKAVPYDIPIISYGSKNINTLRLWQCESLISFDFDLFNKQEYDKAVKVKNRAEDISRVLYPNDSKTEGKLLRLRQQYFMVSASLKDMIRTHKLLHGTDFNNFSSLHAVQLNDTHPVLAIPEFIRLLVDEENVSFDEAVTISKSVFAYTNHTILAEALEKWDIKLIDRLFPRILVIIKEIDKMFMRELKVKRYTQDQVNAFKIVYNRQVRMANLAIYIGFAVNGVAQLHTDILKDTELRNWYELYPNKFQNKTNGITPRRWLKLANKELSGYITELLGSEEWVTDLSKIKELEKFVNDEGVLGRLSEIKRVKKEQLAAYIKENEGIDIDPNSLFDIQIKRLHEYKRQLLNAFYILDLYYRLKENPSMDMPKVTFIFGAKAFPGYVRAKAIVKYIGQIAKLVNNDKTIDGKIKVIFVENYRVSYGEKLFPAAEISKQISTAGKEASGTGNMKFMVNGALTFGTYDGANVEIVREGKEENNFIFGLRVEDIEKIGDTYDAKGYYEEDPELKRVIDSLIDDTFDDGDTGEFEDLYKSLLREGDTYFLLADFKAFKEAQDKVFASYKNQKEWAKMSLMNIANSGIFSSDRTIMQYAQEIWGIQKATKQ; encoded by the coding sequence ATGATAAATAGGGAAGACTTAAAAAACAGTATGATTAAACATTGTAAAGTGAAGTATGGTAAACCCCTTGGTGAGGCTCGTGAATATGAAGTTTTTAATGCCTTATCACTTGCGCTTTTAGAACAAGTAGCAGATGACTGGTATGATACCAAAAACCTTTATAATCAAGGGAAAAAGGCGTATTATCTATCTGCCGAATACCTTATGGGGCGTGCCCTAGGCAATAACTTAATAAGTATGGGTGCCTATGATGAAGTTAAAGGATTACTTGAAGAGTTCAACTTAAACATTAACAAGATCGAAGAAATCGAAGAAGATGCAGGGCTTGGAAATGGCGGACTTGGACGTCTTGCTGCCTGCTTTATGGATTCAGGAGCTACAATGAATCTACCGCTTCAAGGGTATGGGATTCGTTATTCAAATGGGCTTTTTAATCAAAAGATAGTAGATGGTGCTCAGGTAGAAGAAATTGATAATTGGCTTAAATATGGCGATCCATGGAGTATACGTCGCGAAGACGAGGCAGTAACCGTAGAGTTTAAAGATTATAGTGTAAAGGCTGTTCCTTATGATATCCCAATCATTAGTTATGGCTCAAAAAACATTAATACCCTTAGATTATGGCAATGTGAGTCTTTGATAAGTTTTGACTTTGATCTTTTTAATAAACAAGAATATGATAAGGCAGTTAAAGTAAAAAATAGAGCTGAGGATATTTCAAGAGTACTTTACCCTAATGATTCAAAGACAGAAGGGAAGCTTCTTAGACTGCGTCAGCAATATTTTATGGTAAGTGCAAGCTTAAAAGATATGATTAGGACCCATAAGTTACTTCATGGTACAGACTTTAATAACTTTAGCAGTCTGCATGCAGTGCAGCTAAATGACACCCATCCAGTCCTTGCGATACCAGAGTTTATTAGGCTTTTAGTTGATGAAGAAAATGTAAGCTTTGATGAAGCTGTGACTATCAGCAAATCAGTATTTGCCTATACAAATCATACTATTTTAGCAGAAGCCTTGGAAAAATGGGATATTAAACTTATCGACAGATTATTTCCTAGAATTCTTGTGATTATTAAAGAAATTGATAAGATGTTTATGAGAGAACTTAAAGTTAAACGTTATACACAAGATCAAGTCAATGCCTTTAAGATCGTTTATAATAGGCAGGTACGTATGGCTAATCTTGCAATCTATATTGGTTTTGCGGTTAATGGTGTCGCGCAGCTGCATACAGATATTCTTAAAGATACAGAACTGCGTAATTGGTACGAACTCTATCCAAATAAATTTCAGAATAAAACGAATGGGATTACGCCAAGGAGATGGCTCAAGCTTGCAAATAAAGAATTATCCGGCTATATTACGGAGCTCTTAGGTAGTGAAGAGTGGGTAACTGATTTATCTAAAATCAAGGAACTTGAAAAGTTTGTAAATGATGAGGGTGTACTGGGTAGACTGAGTGAGATCAAAAGGGTAAAAAAAGAGCAGCTTGCAGCCTACATCAAGGAAAATGAAGGCATAGATATTGATCCAAATTCATTATTTGATATTCAAATTAAGCGGTTGCATGAATACAAACGTCAGCTACTTAATGCATTCTATATTTTAGATCTATATTATAGATTAAAAGAAAATCCGAGTATGGATATGCCTAAAGTTACGTTTATTTTTGGTGCTAAGGCATTTCCAGGCTATGTAAGAGCTAAAGCGATTGTTAAATATATAGGACAGATAGCAAAGCTCGTTAATAATGATAAAACGATTGACGGTAAAATCAAAGTAATCTTTGTAGAGAACTATAGAGTATCCTACGGAGAAAAGCTATTCCCCGCAGCAGAAATTTCTAAACAAATCTCAACAGCGGGCAAAGAAGCATCAGGAACAGGCAATATGAAGTTTATGGTTAATGGGGCGCTTACATTTGGAACTTATGATGGGGCTAATGTAGAGATTGTAAGAGAAGGCAAAGAAGAAAACAACTTTATTTTTGGACTTCGTGTAGAAGACATTGAGAAAATAGGAGATACCTATGATGCCAAGGGATACTACGAAGAGGATCCAGAACTTAAACGTGTTATAGACAGCTTAATAGATGATACGTTTGATGATGGTGATACAGGAGAATTTGAAGATCTCTATAAATCGCTCCTTAGAGAAGGTGATACCTATTTCTTGCTTGCTGACTTTAAAGCCTTTAAAGAAGCGCAGGACAAAGTTTTTGCATCATATAAAAATCAAAAAGAGTGGGCAAAAATGAGCCTCATGAATATCGCAAATTCAGGCATCTTCTCAAGTGACAGAACCATTATGCAATACGCACAAGAAATCTGGGGCATCCAAAAGGCAACGAAACAATAA
- the malQ gene encoding 4-alpha-glucanotransferase, producing MSRASGILMHISSLPEDYGIGTFGEQAFKFADFLKASGQSYWQILPLGHTGYGDSPYQAFSAYAGNPYFIDFKLLEKEGLLKKEDFENVDFGTDETEIDYGKLFENRFKVLKVAYNNGKDKLKGEIADFKETNKAWLEDYAVYMAIKNKMKLLSWQEWDEAIKLRDKKTLEAYKIALKEEIEYWIFVQYQFFKQWRALKAYVNSLGIKIIGDIPIYVAIDSADTWANTELFKLDVHKKPTVVAGCPPDAFSDTGQLWGNPIYDWEYLEQTGFSWWIDRIKESLKLYDVVRIDHFRGFEAYWEIPFGDETAEKGKWVKGPAMKLFDAIYKKLGEVAIIAEDLGYLTQEVIDFRDVTGYPGMKILQFAFDTREESDYLPHNYNKNCIVYTGTHDNDTALGWMHTTGNKKDVEHAKRYLKLDKKEGYHWGFIRGAWSSTGKTAIAPMQDFLGLGNEARMNLPSTLGINWRWRMKKDALTEKLHTRIYELTKRYGRLKEYDK from the coding sequence ATGAGTAGAGCAAGTGGCATTTTGATGCACATATCTTCTTTGCCAGAAGACTATGGGATAGGGACATTTGGGGAACAGGCCTTTAAGTTTGCAGATTTTCTTAAAGCATCAGGTCAAAGTTATTGGCAGATACTGCCCTTAGGGCATACAGGTTATGGAGATTCACCCTATCAGGCTTTTTCAGCTTATGCAGGTAATCCTTATTTTATAGATTTTAAATTACTTGAAAAAGAAGGCCTTCTAAAAAAAGAAGACTTTGAAAATGTAGATTTTGGGACAGATGAGACTGAGATAGACTATGGTAAGTTGTTTGAAAATAGGTTTAAAGTCCTAAAAGTTGCTTATAATAATGGAAAAGATAAGTTAAAAGGGGAAATAGCTGATTTTAAAGAAACAAATAAGGCATGGCTTGAAGACTATGCAGTGTATATGGCTATCAAAAATAAAATGAAGCTTTTAAGTTGGCAAGAGTGGGATGAAGCTATTAAACTAAGAGATAAAAAGACGCTTGAAGCCTATAAGATAGCCTTAAAAGAGGAGATTGAGTATTGGATTTTTGTACAGTATCAGTTTTTTAAACAATGGAGAGCGCTAAAAGCCTATGTTAATAGCTTAGGCATAAAGATAATAGGAGACATTCCAATCTATGTAGCTATAGACAGTGCTGATACTTGGGCAAATACAGAATTATTTAAACTGGATGTACATAAGAAACCAACTGTTGTAGCGGGATGTCCGCCAGATGCTTTTTCAGATACAGGACAGCTATGGGGTAATCCTATTTATGACTGGGAATACTTAGAGCAAACAGGGTTCAGTTGGTGGATAGATAGGATTAAAGAAAGTCTTAAACTGTATGATGTGGTGAGAATAGATCATTTTAGAGGCTTTGAAGCTTATTGGGAAATACCTTTTGGAGATGAAACAGCCGAAAAGGGTAAATGGGTTAAAGGCCCAGCTATGAAGCTCTTTGATGCTATTTATAAAAAGCTTGGAGAGGTGGCAATTATTGCTGAGGATTTAGGTTATCTTACACAAGAAGTCATAGATTTTAGAGATGTAACAGGGTATCCGGGCATGAAGATCCTTCAGTTTGCCTTTGATACGCGAGAAGAAAGTGACTATTTACCACATAATTATAATAAAAACTGTATAGTCTATACAGGAACACATGATAATGACACGGCCCTTGGCTGGATGCATACAACAGGGAATAAAAAGGACGTAGAACATGCCAAAAGATATCTTAAGCTTGATAAAAAAGAAGGCTATCACTGGGGCTTTATAAGAGGTGCATGGAGCAGCACTGGAAAGACTGCCATAGCGCCTATGCAAGATTTTTTGGGGTTAGGTAATGAAGCGCGTATGAACCTGCCTTCAACTTTAGGTATTAACTGGAGGTGGCGTATGAAAAAAGACGCGCTGACAGAAAAACTGCATACAAGAATATATGAACTAACTAAGAGATATGGGAGGCTAAAAGAGTATGATAAATAG
- the pfkB gene encoding 1-phosphofructokinase — protein MIYTVTINPSLDYVMHLDALNINQTNRSTKEEVYPGGKGINVSIVLKNLNIRNKALGFIAGFTGHEIERLVNHYGVVSDFINLDRGNSRINVNLNKINNARKTVINGIGPKVTPQDIRDLNEKLAALKDGDFLILAGSIPNGVSDDIYKKILKSLPDKQINLVIDATGELLLSTLKYKPFLIKPNHHELAETFGVEIKNEDDIVIYGRKLQEMGAQNVLVSLGENGAILLTHNGDIINAPILEGNVVNTVGAGDSMVAGFVAGYLKTNDLKQALRWGVAAGSATAFAPWLATKDDIDELLTRS, from the coding sequence ATGATATACACTGTTACAATTAACCCATCTTTAGATTATGTTATGCATTTAGATGCACTTAATATAAACCAAACAAACCGCAGCACTAAAGAAGAAGTCTATCCCGGTGGTAAAGGCATCAATGTTTCCATTGTACTTAAAAATCTTAACATAAGAAATAAAGCTTTAGGTTTTATTGCGGGCTTTACTGGACATGAAATAGAACGTTTAGTTAATCACTACGGCGTAGTAAGTGACTTTATCAATCTTGATAGGGGTAATTCCAGAATTAACGTCAACCTTAATAAAATAAATAACGCGCGTAAAACAGTGATTAACGGCATTGGCCCAAAAGTTACGCCACAGGACATCCGTGATCTTAATGAAAAGCTTGCAGCCTTAAAAGACGGAGACTTCCTAATATTAGCAGGAAGCATTCCAAATGGTGTTTCTGATGATATTTATAAAAAAATCTTAAAAAGTTTACCAGATAAGCAAATCAATTTAGTTATAGATGCAACGGGCGAACTCCTTTTAAGCACGCTAAAATACAAACCTTTTCTTATTAAACCTAACCATCATGAGCTTGCTGAAACTTTTGGTGTCGAGATAAAAAACGAGGATGATATTGTCATTTATGGCAGAAAGCTTCAAGAAATGGGGGCTCAGAATGTCCTTGTTTCTTTAGGTGAAAATGGTGCTATTTTACTTACTCATAATGGTGATATCATCAATGCACCTATACTAGAAGGAAACGTTGTAAATACAGTAGGCGCTGGTGACTCCATGGTAGCAGGGTTTGTTGCAGGCTACTTAAAAACAAATGATTTAAAACAAGCACTTAGATGGGGTGTAGCTGCCGGCAGTGCAACTGCTTTTGCACCTTGGCTGGCTACCAAAGACGATATAGATGAACTGCTTACGAGGTCATGA